In Centroberyx gerrardi isolate f3 chromosome 20, fCenGer3.hap1.cur.20231027, whole genome shotgun sequence, a genomic segment contains:
- the kcnj12a gene encoding ATP-sensitive inward rectifier potassium channel 12, which yields MSVGRINRYSIVSSEEEGLRLTTMHGMNGFGNGKIHTRRKCRNRFVKKNGQCNVQFANMDDKSQRYMADIFTTCVDIRWRWMLVVFTLVFVVSWLAFGLAFWVIALLHGDLDNPAGDDNFTPCVLQVNGFVAAFLFSIETQSTIGYGYRCVTEECPVAVFMVVFQSIVGCIIDCFMIGAIMAKMARPKKRAQTLLFSHNAVIAMRDGKLCLMWRVGNLRKSHIVEAHVRAQLIKPRITDEGEYIPLDQIDINVGFDKGLDRIFLVSPITILHEIDEESPLFGISKQDLETADFEIVVILEGMVEATAMTTQARSSYLASEVLWGHRFEPVLFEEKNVYKVDYSHFHKTYEVPSTPRCSAKDMVENKFLVPSSNSFCYENELAFLNRDEEEEEDVGGGSRALANLSPDRNSRHEFERLQATRALDQRSYRRESEI from the coding sequence ATGAGCGTGGGGAGGATCAACCGCTACAGCATTGTGTCGTCCGAGGAGGAGGGCCTCCGCCTCACTACCATGCATGGCATGAACGGCTTTGGCAACGGCAAGATCCACACACGCCGCAAGTGCCGCAACCGCTTCGTCAAAAAGAATGGCCAGTGCAACGTGCAGTTTGCCAATATGGACGACAAGTCGCAGCGCTACATGGCCGACATCTTCACCACGTGCGTTGATATCCGCTGGCGATGGATGCTGGTAGTCTTCACCCTCGTGTTCGTCGTCTCCTGGCTGGCCTTCGGCTTGGCCTTCTGGGTCATCGCCTTGCTGCACGGGGACCTGGATAACCCGGCCGGAGATGACAACTTCACTCCGTGCGTCCTACAGGTCAACGGCTTTGTGGCCGCCTTTCTATTCTCCATCGAAACACAGTCCACCATTGGTTATGGCTACCGTTGTGTGACCGAGGAGTGTCCAGTGGCCGTCTTCATGGTGGTCTTCCAGTCCATAGTGGGCTGCATCATCGACTGTTTCATGATTGGCGCCATCATGGCCAAGATGGCAAGGCCTAAGAAGCGAGCACAAACGCTGTTATTCAGCCACAACGCTGTCATCGCCATGCGGGACGGAAAGCTGTGCCTCATGTGGAGGGTGGGGAACCTTCGCAAGAGCCACATCGTAGAGGCCCACGTCAGGGCGCAGCTCATCAAGCCTCGGATCACTGACGAGGGGGAGTATATTCCTCTAGACCAGATAGACATCAATGTGGGCTTTGACAAAGGCCTGGACAGGATTTTCTTGGTTTCACCCATCACTATTCTCCATGAGATAGATGAGGAGAGCCCCCTTTTCGGGATCAGCAAACAGGACCTGGAGACAGCAGACTTTGAGATTGTGGTCATCCTGGAGGGGATGGTTGAAGCGACCGCCATGACCACGCAGGCTCGCAGCTCCTACTTGGCCTCTGAGGTCCTTTGGGGTCACCGGTTCGAGCCGGTCTTGTTTGAGGAGAAGAACGTGTACAAGGTGGATTACTCTCACTTTCACAAAACCTACGAGGTGCCGTCCACCCCCCGCTGCAGTGCCAAGGACATGGTGGAGAACAAGTTCCTGGTCCCCAGCTCTAACTCCTTCTGCTATGAGAACGAGCTGGCCTTCCTCAAccgggatgaagaggaggaggaggatgtagGCGGTGGAAGCAGAGCGCTGGCTAACCTCAGTCCAGACCGGAACAGCCGACACGAGTTTGAACGCTTACAGGCCACCAGGGCACTGGATCAAAGGTCATACCGCAGAGAGTCGGAAATATGA